Proteins encoded in a region of the Burkholderia ubonensis subsp. mesacidophila genome:
- a CDS encoding HAD family hydrolase — MDIDAVIFDFDLTLADSSVGIIDCTKHALRELGADAAASEQIYPVIGLPLQAMFRALTGDGRQERADEFARRFVARADEIMVPSTKIYPEVPGLLARLRERGVATAIVSSKFRYRIEAILDVADLRASIDVIVGGEDVQRHKPDPEGLVLALSRLEVPASAALYVGDHAVDAQAAERAGTGFVGAVSGTTSFDAWSSLGKHAVRRDLGELADIVRKRAS; from the coding sequence ATGGATATCGATGCCGTCATCTTTGATTTCGACCTGACCTTGGCCGACTCGTCCGTGGGCATCATCGACTGCACGAAGCACGCGTTGCGCGAGCTTGGGGCCGATGCCGCGGCGAGCGAGCAGATCTACCCGGTGATCGGCCTGCCGCTGCAGGCGATGTTCCGTGCGTTGACCGGAGATGGCCGGCAGGAGCGGGCGGACGAGTTCGCGCGCCGGTTCGTGGCGCGGGCGGACGAGATCATGGTTCCGTCGACGAAGATCTATCCGGAGGTGCCCGGCCTGCTTGCGCGGCTGCGCGAGCGGGGCGTGGCGACCGCGATCGTTTCGAGCAAGTTTCGCTACCGCATCGAAGCGATCCTCGATGTGGCGGACTTGCGAGCGTCGATCGACGTGATCGTCGGCGGCGAGGACGTGCAACGTCACAAGCCGGACCCGGAGGGGCTCGTGCTGGCGTTGTCGCGGCTCGAGGTGCCGGCGTCGGCGGCGCTCTATGTCGGCGACCATGCAGTCGACGCGCAAGCCGCGGAACGGGCCGGCACCGGCTTTGTCGGCGCGGTGAGCGGAACGACGTCGTTCGACGCGTGGTCGAGCCTGGGCAAGCACGCGGTGAGGCGCGACCTCGGCGAGCTGGCCGACATCGTCCGCAAGCGGGCGTCCTGA
- a CDS encoding efflux RND transporter permease subunit, which produces MSMKLSSWAIRRPIPTIVLFIVLAVAGWGAFLQLPINANPRVEFPIVTVAIAQTGTAPADLEHAVTQPVERAVSGLAGVRHITSTVGDGMSVTTVEFQLGVDPQRAVSDVREAVTQNRANLPQSIEEPIVSRVDVEGGAMLNYALKADGRSLVDQSWFVDETLSRELLAVPGVQRVQRLGGVNREIRVTLLPAQLEARGVTADQVNAQLVRTSVDVAGGRAVLAGSEQSIRTLGGAASVDALAATPIALADGRWARLSDLATVSDGASDERARARFDGNEVVGFAVFRAKGSSDTTVAAGVQAALERVQRAHPGIEIREVTSMVDYTLASYNATMATLIEGAVLTVLVVFFFLRSWRATLVAAVALPLSILPTFAVMSWFGYTLNSITLLALTLVIGILVDDAIVEIENIERHLDMGKRPYRAAIDAADAIGFAVVAITATIVAVFLPVSFIGGIVGRYFTPFGITVSVAVLASLLVARLVTPLMAAYVMQPKPAGTHARATGGARGRVLGRYLKLLDWALRHRRTCVFAGAAFLAGSLAIAPLLPSGFLPVNDTSVSRIEVTLPPGTPLAKTDAVLQRIAAEAKRRPEVMATFTTAGGENAAGTVDVSTGSVTLKLVPPGKRKLGLKTFEASLRPALDRIADIRYAFRADGASRDVSIILVGDDPAQLQDTASALQRQMQGVPGIANIQVSEPLPRPEIHVRPRFDEAARAGATTQAIGTVARIATVGDINANSARFNLRDRQVPIRVALPEAERGDLNTLRQLRIATESGASVPLQSVADVDFGNGPSQIERFDRLRRVSVDADLLDGATLGPVLDAVGALPSMQALPDGVRRAEYGDAEYMSEMFVKFGTAMTLGILMVLAVLTLLFRDFLQPLTILTALPLSVGGALGALLLYGAALDLPVVIGMLMLMGIVTKNSILMVEFAIEKRREGMPRHEALLHAGAERARPIIMTTIAMVAGMVPSVISTGADAGFRAPMAVAVIGGLITSTLLSLVFVPVAYTCMDDLKTRLAARLVRLTSVTEQDRVEAERQERSV; this is translated from the coding sequence ATGAGCATGAAACTGTCGTCATGGGCGATCCGCCGGCCGATCCCGACCATCGTGCTGTTCATCGTGCTCGCGGTGGCGGGCTGGGGCGCGTTCCTGCAGTTGCCGATCAATGCGAATCCGCGCGTCGAGTTCCCGATCGTCACGGTGGCCATCGCGCAGACCGGCACGGCGCCCGCCGATCTCGAGCATGCGGTCACGCAGCCCGTCGAGCGCGCGGTGTCGGGGCTCGCGGGCGTGCGGCACATCACGTCGACGGTCGGCGACGGGATGTCGGTGACGACCGTCGAGTTCCAGCTCGGCGTCGACCCGCAGCGCGCGGTCAGCGACGTGCGCGAGGCCGTCACGCAGAACCGCGCGAACCTGCCGCAATCGATCGAGGAACCGATTGTGTCGCGCGTCGACGTCGAAGGCGGCGCGATGCTCAACTATGCGCTGAAGGCCGACGGGCGCAGCCTCGTCGACCAGTCGTGGTTCGTCGACGAGACGCTCAGCCGCGAACTGCTGGCGGTGCCGGGCGTGCAGCGCGTGCAGCGTCTGGGCGGCGTCAACCGCGAGATTCGCGTGACGCTGCTGCCGGCGCAGCTCGAGGCGCGCGGCGTCACCGCCGATCAGGTCAACGCGCAGCTCGTGCGGACCAGCGTCGACGTGGCGGGCGGCCGCGCGGTGCTGGCCGGCAGCGAGCAATCGATCCGCACGCTCGGCGGCGCGGCGTCGGTCGACGCGCTCGCCGCGACGCCGATCGCGCTCGCCGACGGCCGCTGGGCGCGCCTGTCCGATCTCGCGACCGTGAGCGACGGCGCCAGCGACGAGCGCGCGCGGGCGCGGTTCGACGGCAACGAAGTGGTTGGCTTCGCGGTTTTCCGCGCAAAGGGATCGAGCGACACGACCGTCGCGGCCGGCGTTCAGGCCGCGCTCGAGCGCGTGCAGCGCGCGCATCCGGGGATCGAGATCCGCGAGGTCACGTCGATGGTCGACTACACGCTCGCGAGCTACAACGCGACGATGGCGACGCTGATCGAGGGCGCCGTGCTCACCGTGCTCGTCGTGTTCTTCTTCCTGCGCAGCTGGCGCGCGACGCTGGTCGCGGCCGTCGCGCTGCCGCTGTCGATACTGCCGACCTTCGCGGTGATGTCGTGGTTCGGCTATACGCTGAACAGCATCACGCTGCTGGCGCTGACGCTCGTGATCGGCATTCTGGTGGACGACGCGATCGTCGAGATCGAGAACATCGAGCGCCATCTGGACATGGGCAAGCGGCCGTACCGGGCCGCGATCGACGCGGCCGACGCGATCGGCTTCGCGGTGGTCGCGATCACCGCGACGATCGTCGCGGTGTTTCTCCCGGTCAGTTTTATCGGCGGGATCGTCGGCCGGTACTTCACGCCGTTCGGCATCACCGTGTCGGTTGCCGTGCTGGCGTCGCTGCTGGTCGCGCGGCTCGTCACGCCGCTGATGGCCGCCTACGTGATGCAGCCGAAACCGGCGGGCACGCATGCGCGAGCGACCGGCGGCGCCCGCGGGCGGGTGCTCGGCCGCTACCTGAAGCTGCTGGACTGGGCGCTGCGGCACCGGCGCACCTGCGTGTTCGCGGGCGCGGCCTTCCTGGCCGGTTCGCTCGCGATCGCGCCGCTGCTGCCGTCCGGCTTCCTGCCGGTCAACGACACCAGCGTGTCGCGGATCGAGGTGACGCTGCCGCCCGGCACGCCGCTCGCGAAAACCGATGCGGTGCTGCAGCGGATCGCGGCGGAAGCGAAGCGCCGGCCTGAGGTGATGGCGACGTTCACGACGGCGGGCGGCGAGAATGCGGCGGGCACCGTCGACGTGTCGACCGGCAGCGTGACGCTGAAGCTCGTGCCGCCTGGCAAGCGCAAACTCGGCCTGAAGACGTTCGAGGCTTCGCTGCGCCCCGCGCTCGACCGGATCGCGGACATTCGCTATGCATTCCGCGCGGACGGCGCGTCGCGCGACGTGTCGATCATTCTCGTCGGCGACGATCCGGCGCAGCTCCAGGACACCGCATCGGCGCTGCAGCGGCAGATGCAGGGCGTGCCCGGCATCGCGAACATTCAAGTGAGCGAACCGCTGCCGCGCCCGGAGATCCACGTGCGTCCGCGTTTCGACGAGGCGGCGCGGGCGGGCGCGACGACCCAGGCGATCGGTACGGTCGCACGCATCGCGACCGTCGGCGACATCAATGCGAACTCGGCGCGCTTCAACCTGCGCGATCGGCAGGTGCCGATCCGCGTCGCGCTGCCGGAGGCCGAGCGGGGCGACCTGAACACGCTGCGGCAATTGCGCATCGCGACCGAGAGCGGGGCGAGCGTGCCGTTGCAGTCGGTCGCCGACGTCGATTTCGGCAACGGGCCGTCGCAGATCGAGCGTTTCGACCGTTTGCGGCGCGTGTCGGTGGACGCCGACCTGCTGGACGGCGCGACGCTCGGCCCGGTGCTCGACGCGGTTGGCGCGCTGCCGTCGATGCAGGCGCTGCCGGACGGCGTGCGCCGGGCCGAGTATGGGGATGCCGAATACATGAGCGAGATGTTCGTCAAATTCGGCACTGCGATGACATTGGGTATCCTGATGGTGCTCGCGGTGCTGACGCTGCTGTTCCGCGATTTCCTGCAGCCGTTGACGATCCTGACCGCGTTGCCGCTGTCGGTCGGCGGCGCGCTCGGCGCACTGCTGCTGTATGGCGCCGCGCTGGACCTGCCGGTCGTGATCGGCATGCTGATGCTGATGGGCATCGTCACGAAGAACTCGATCCTGATGGTCGAGTTCGCGATCGAGAAGCGCCGCGAGGGCATGCCGCGTCACGAGGCGCTGCTGCACGCCGGCGCTGAGCGCGCGCGGCCGATCATCATGACGACGATCGCGATGGTGGCCGGGATGGTGCCGTCCGTCATCAGCACCGGTGCCGACGCGGGCTTTCGCGCGCCGATGGCCGTGGCGGTAATCGGCGGGCTGATCACGTCGACGCTGCTCAGTCTCGTGTTCGTGCCGGTCGCCTACACCTGCATGGATGACCTGAAGACCCGGCTCGCCGCGCGGCTCGTGCGCCTCACGTCGGTCACCGAGCAGGATCGGGTCGAGGCCGAGCGGCAGGAGCGGTCCGTATGA
- a CDS encoding efflux RND transporter periplasmic adaptor subunit, with product MNRKPPVPRVPFRWKAAVRVKCSVLTFALLLVLVGGIASLLPLPTRGETEPARARTVPRVSVVAAAPAEFARTIRLTGTIVGRDDIAIGTPLQDQRVSAVLVDEGDHVKAGQMLARLDTTTLDARVRDARAAADRARAAVAQQQALGDDAQSAWRRVAPLAGSGAMSDQQIDQHRAQADAAAAGLRAARADHEQALARLDEARAQLDKAAIRAPMDGVIASRAARVGALAGSEPLFRLIGRGELEFDGDAVERDLYALHAGQKARVTLPDSQGAVDGAVRLVAPRIDPQSRMGKVRIALSDASRFRSGGFARAELVAERTTVAVAVPQRAVTFDPQGAAFVMRVDVSGRVARHAIVAGRRDGERVEVRGGLKAGERVVASASALVRDGDVVQAAGAEGERSQ from the coding sequence ATGAACCGCAAACCGCCCGTGCCGCGCGTCCCGTTTCGCTGGAAGGCTGCCGTGCGCGTGAAGTGCAGCGTCCTGACCTTTGCGCTGTTGCTGGTGCTGGTGGGCGGCATCGCGAGCCTGCTGCCGCTGCCGACGCGCGGCGAGACCGAGCCGGCGCGCGCCCGGACCGTGCCGCGCGTCAGCGTCGTCGCCGCCGCGCCGGCCGAGTTCGCGCGCACGATCCGGCTGACCGGCACGATCGTCGGGCGCGACGACATCGCGATCGGCACGCCGCTGCAGGATCAGCGCGTGTCGGCCGTGCTGGTCGACGAAGGCGACCACGTGAAGGCCGGCCAGATGCTCGCGCGGCTCGATACCACGACGCTGGATGCGCGGGTGCGCGACGCGCGTGCGGCGGCCGACCGCGCACGGGCCGCGGTCGCGCAGCAGCAGGCGCTCGGCGACGACGCGCAGTCCGCATGGCGCCGCGTCGCGCCGCTCGCCGGTTCCGGCGCGATGAGCGACCAGCAGATCGATCAGCACCGCGCGCAGGCCGATGCGGCCGCCGCCGGCCTGCGCGCGGCGCGCGCCGATCACGAGCAGGCGCTGGCGCGGCTCGATGAGGCGCGCGCGCAACTCGACAAGGCTGCGATTCGCGCGCCGATGGACGGCGTGATCGCGAGCCGCGCGGCGCGTGTCGGCGCGCTGGCCGGCAGCGAGCCGCTGTTCCGGCTGATCGGCCGCGGCGAACTCGAATTCGACGGCGACGCGGTCGAACGCGATCTGTACGCCCTCCATGCCGGCCAGAAAGCGCGCGTTACGCTGCCCGACTCGCAGGGCGCCGTCGACGGCGCCGTGCGTCTCGTGGCGCCGCGCATCGATCCGCAGAGCCGGATGGGCAAGGTGCGCATCGCGCTGTCCGATGCGTCGCGCTTCCGGTCGGGCGGCTTCGCGCGCGCGGAGCTCGTCGCGGAGCGGACGACCGTCGCGGTCGCGGTGCCGCAGCGCGCCGTTACGTTCGACCCGCAGGGCGCCGCGTTCGTGATGCGGGTCGACGTGTCGGGCCGCGTGGCGCGGCACGCGATCGTCGCGGGCCGGCGCGACGGCGAGCGGGTTGAAGTCCGCGGCGGGCTGAAGGCCGGCGAGCGCGTCGTCGCGTCGGCGTCGGCGCTCGTTCGCGACGGCGACGTGGTGCAGGCGGCCGGCGCAGAGGGCGAGCGTTCGCAATGA